In the Drosophila takahashii strain IR98-3 E-12201 chromosome 3R, DtakHiC1v2, whole genome shotgun sequence genome, one interval contains:
- the LOC108062814 gene encoding GTP-binding protein Di-Ras2, whose protein sequence is MTEQKNQVTRAAPEQSNDYRVVVFGAGGVGKSSLVLRFIKGTFRESYIPTIEDTYRQVISCNKNICTLQITDTTGSHQFPAMQRLSISKGHAFILVYSVCSKQSLEELRPIWALIKELKGADIPNIPVMLVGNKCDETAELREVSQAEGQAQATTWSISFMETSAKTNHNVTELFQELLNMEKTRTVSLQLDTKKQKKQKKEKKSKDTNGSIPENGDAGASASGGAKEKCRVM, encoded by the exons ATGACGGAGCAGAAGAACCAGGTGACGCGGGCTGCTCCGGAACAGAGCAACGACTACCGGGTGGTGGTCTTCGGAGCCGGCGGCGTGGGCAAGAGTTCGCTGGTGCTGCGCTTCATCAAGGGCACCTTCCGCGAGAGCTACATCCCGACTATCGAGGACACCTACAGACAG GTCATCAGCTGCAACAAGAACATCTGCACGCTGCAAATCACGGACACCACGGGATCCCACCAGTTCCCGGCCATGCAGAGGCTCTCCATCTCGAAGGGTCACGCCTTTATCCTGGTCTACTCGGTGTGCTCCAAGCAAAGTTTGGAGGAGCTGCGACCCATCTGGGCGCTCATCAAGGAGCTGAAG GGAGCCGACATCCCGAATATTCCCGTCATGCTGGTGGGCAACAAGTGTGATGAGACCGCCGAATTGCGTGAG GTCTCCCAAGCGGAGGGCCAGGCTCAGGCGACCACCTGGAGCATATCCTTCATGGAGACGTCGGCCAAGACGAACCACAACGTGACCGAGCTGTTCCAGGAGCTGCTCAACATGGAGAAGACGCGCACCGTCTCCCTGCAACTGGACACCAAGAAGCAGAAGAAAcagaagaaggagaagaagtCCAAGGACACGAACGGCTCGATTCCGGAGAACGGAGATGCGGGGGCCAGTGCCAGCGGGGGGGCCAAGGAGAAGTGCCGCGTTATGTAA
- the LOC108062813 gene encoding uncharacterized protein has protein sequence MRTQAAVSCFLLVFHSVCCQSGSDEYWVDPHPAWADLVQDFNHPDGSCQCPAIPERSPAAVEDALALTYFRKFVNLLFQRKRLQYDAESALHKRSLLFSLLPSQLEELEKVQDARDLDILLTKILESAEEAPLFEGMSGCSYARQGVFSLLVDIFKDIVALTKITEVQFILFATLAIILGCIVHKRFRFRAISIVLGGIFLCGYIHTYLECNRKLDVEAMMEVMKHHQEPKSYAESSWFARLKGYVMNASPQEKQIEMLRKSSKLNLSICMPDHVFFMYMNDLFIKQLEMLLEKVSATMTKLSAGLSFPYNLLAPLLLVALVGYIIKLTFKYIISPKAWASLIHNNPTPVAAPMAQQSIGAREPAQDCISGDNLKMLLNVTTTMLQQSQQTQRPPAVSGVQELVEALEAPTTPEKKDSLDVSDSSSSRSRTSIPEKKDSLNVSDSSSSRSRSSVPEEEGFTLVDDHEDDDIDNV, from the exons ATGAGGACGCAGGCAGCGGTCAGTTGCTTCCTGCTGGTATTCCACAGCGTGTGCTGCCAGAGCGGCAGCGATGAGTACTGGGTGGATCCGCATCCCGCCTGGGCTGACTTGGTTCAGGATTTCAATCATCCGGATGGATCCTGCCAGTGTCCTGCTATCCCGGAGCGGTCTCCGGCAGCCGTAGAAGATGCCCTGGCCCTCACATACTTCAGAAAGTTCGTCAATTTGCTGTTCCAACGCAAGCGTTTGCAG TACGATGCTGAATCGGCGCTCCACAAGCGATCGTTGCTCTTCTCGCTGCTGCCATCGCAACTGGAGGAGCTGGAAAAGGTGCAGGATGCCCGGGATCTGGACATATTGCTCACGAAGATATTGGAGTCAGCGGAGGAGGCTCCCTTGTTTGAGGGCATGTCCGGATGCTCCTATGCCCGTCAAGGTGTTTTCTCCTTATTGGTGGATATATTCAAGGACATCGTAGCGCTGACGAAAATAACCGAG GTGCAATTCATCCTATTTGCAACACTAGCCATCATACTTGGTTGCATTGTGCACAaacgtttccgtttccgggcAATTTCAATTGTTCTGGGAGGTATTTTCCTGTGCGGATATATTCACACTTACTTAGAGTGCAACAGA aaACTAGATGTCGAAGCTATGATGGAGGTCATGAAACATCACCAGGAACCAAAGAGCTACGCGGAATCATCCTGGTTTGCTCGACTAAAGGGCTATGTGATGAACGCCTCGCCACAGGAAAAGCAAATAGAGATGCTGAG aaaatcctCCAAGCTCAACCTTTCAATCTGCATGCCAGATCATGTGTTCTTTATGTATATGAATGACTTGTTTATCAAGCAATTAGAAATGTTGCTGGAAAAGGTATCGGCAACCATGACCAAACTGTCCG CTGGATTGTCATTCCCCTACAATCTTTTGGCCCCTCTTCTTCTGGTGGCTTTGGTGGGCTACATTATAAAGCTAACTTTCAAATACATCATCAGCCCCAAAGCCTGGGCTTCCCTTATCCACAACAATCCAACCCCGGTCGCCGCACCGATGGCCCAGCAGTCTATTGGTGCCCGGGAACCCGCCCAAGATTGCATATCCGGCGACAATTTAAAGATGCTGTTAAATGTCACAACAACAATGCTGCAACAGTCACAGCAAACTCAACGTCCACCCGCCGTTTCGGGGGTCCAGGAGCTAGTAGAAGCGCTAGAAGCTCCAACGACACCAGAGAAAAAAGACAGTCTAGATGTGAGCGATTCCAGtagcagcagaagcaggacCAGCATTCCTGAGAAAAAGGATAGTCTAAATGTGAGCgattccagcagcagcagaagcaggagCAGCGTTCCTGAGGAGGAAGGATTCACGCTGGTCGACGATCACGAAGATGATGATATCGATAATGTGTAG